The following proteins are co-located in the Paenibacillus sp. FSL H8-0079 genome:
- the yycI gene encoding two-component system regulatory protein YycI has protein sequence MDWGRAKNVLIYAFLLLNLVLGYQIWMDARETAGANLDFTSLADNTQQAMEEKGIQVLAPIPNETPKLPKLSYEFIEEDKAGVDMELEQPVDSKLIFSQSELEDALQGEIPQIGTFRLDQLMAEDGAFVLHPLVDGKWPLFNVSLELFYSDQKITGYRQTPVRITTAEESDQQVLPASKALGTLIENFLPNDAIVKDIQLGYYGQLFNSDIQVAMPAWRFVLESGEVLYVQGISGDVFSPKTDKPGE, from the coding sequence TTGGATTGGGGACGGGCGAAAAATGTGTTGATCTATGCCTTTCTGCTGCTCAATCTGGTGCTGGGATACCAGATCTGGATGGATGCGCGGGAGACGGCCGGAGCCAATCTGGACTTCACCTCACTGGCAGATAATACACAGCAGGCGATGGAAGAGAAGGGTATCCAGGTGTTAGCTCCGATTCCGAACGAAACGCCGAAGTTGCCGAAGTTGTCCTATGAGTTCATTGAAGAGGACAAGGCTGGCGTGGATATGGAACTGGAACAGCCTGTAGATAGCAAGTTGATCTTCTCGCAGAGTGAGCTGGAGGATGCGTTGCAGGGTGAGATTCCACAGATCGGGACATTCCGGCTGGATCAGCTGATGGCCGAGGATGGGGCTTTTGTGCTTCACCCACTGGTGGATGGCAAATGGCCGCTCTTTAATGTGAGTCTGGAGCTATTCTACAGCGACCAGAAAATAACGGGTTACCGTCAGACTCCGGTGCGGATTACGACTGCAGAGGAGAGCGATCAGCAGGTGCTTCCGGCGTCGAAGGCGCTGGGAACGCTGATCGAGAACTTTTTGCCAAATGATGCAATTGTCAAAGATATTCAGCTGGGCTATTACGGCCAGTTGTTCAATTCAGATATACAGGTAGCGATGCCGGCATGGCGGTTCGTGCTGGAAAGTGGCGAAGTGTTGTACGTGCAGGGCATCAGTGGGGATGTATTCAGTCCCAAGACAGACAAACCAGGGGAGTAA
- the yycH gene encoding two-component system activity regulator YycH, translating to MKERIKSLVLATLVVASLVQSYFLIYRLPGGGDSIVTSETNYVKTENMGQERNIEELIFPDQMIIHLGEDKHTVFYPGNTFYQLIYSRLQGRAFDDFQRRSVQSVNWDQIRKENPGFELSFKEGIPVALLQRVMRLGTDSLFQGETINRISIYTAKNETKAHALFFSAKGDVVYEATQADLTVQDVQQHVDFGTNWTPYTLMDGGYYIPAEALETIEADVPTGQFTVEQMQRSLFFDPSMTRNIREKDGSEIYTDSKRSLQVKQEQRWISYTDPAAPPAGQIDPAKDALSAVDFVNQHGGWKGRSRMMLETADSKTQLEFQQYYGSYPIMDSMQFRFGTISMEMQQETVSSYERSLQYLNEGTETKKSVKLPGGEKLQALIKKVAGENRQVVDVYPAYRPSTIEDGLKLIPVWVIRFGNGEETTVS from the coding sequence GTGAAGGAACGGATTAAATCCCTGGTGCTCGCTACCCTTGTCGTAGCTAGTCTGGTGCAGAGTTATTTCCTGATCTACCGTTTGCCCGGAGGCGGGGATTCTATTGTGACGTCAGAGACGAACTATGTGAAGACGGAAAATATGGGTCAGGAACGTAATATTGAAGAATTAATCTTTCCTGATCAGATGATTATTCATTTGGGCGAGGATAAACATACGGTGTTTTACCCCGGCAATACGTTCTATCAGTTGATCTATTCACGGTTACAGGGGCGAGCGTTCGATGATTTTCAGCGCCGTAGTGTGCAATCGGTGAACTGGGATCAGATTCGCAAGGAGAACCCTGGGTTTGAGCTATCGTTCAAAGAAGGTATTCCCGTCGCATTGTTACAGCGGGTGATGAGGCTCGGGACGGATTCCTTATTCCAAGGGGAGACGATTAACCGAATCTCGATCTATACGGCCAAAAATGAAACGAAGGCCCATGCGCTGTTCTTCAGCGCCAAGGGAGACGTGGTATACGAAGCAACGCAGGCGGACCTGACAGTACAAGACGTGCAGCAGCATGTAGACTTTGGTACGAACTGGACGCCATATACGTTGATGGATGGCGGGTATTATATCCCGGCGGAAGCTCTGGAGACGATTGAGGCGGATGTGCCAACAGGTCAATTCACTGTTGAGCAGATGCAGCGTAGTCTGTTCTTCGATCCAAGTATGACCCGGAATATTCGGGAAAAAGATGGATCGGAGATCTACACGGATAGTAAACGTAGCCTGCAGGTGAAACAGGAACAGCGCTGGATCAGCTACACCGATCCGGCGGCACCGCCTGCGGGGCAGATTGACCCCGCGAAGGATGCGCTGTCTGCGGTTGATTTTGTGAATCAGCATGGCGGCTGGAAAGGCAGGTCGCGCATGATGCTGGAGACCGCCGACAGCAAGACACAGCTTGAATTCCAGCAGTACTACGGCAGTTATCCGATTATGGATTCCATGCAGTTCCGCTTCGGCACGATCAGTATGGAGATGCAGCAGGAGACGGTATCCAGCTACGAACGATCGCTGCAATACCTGAACGAAGGCACAGAGACAAAGAAATCGGTCAAATTACCTGGTGGGGAGAAGCTTCAGGCTCTGATTAAAAAGGTAGCAGGTGAGAATCGCCAGGTGGTGGACGTGTACCCGGCATATCGTCCTTCTACGATTGAGGATGGGTTGAAGCTAATCCCGGTATGGGTTATTCGATTCGGAAACGGGGAGGAAACTACCGTTTCTTGA